The sequence CGATTTGGATCGTCATTGTGCACGAGCAATTggtatttcttatataatttgaATGCTTCATCAGTTACGTGTTTCATATTCGGCGGTATTAAAATCACCTGTAAATAGCAACAACACAATTCGGACCGAGATCAAGATCAAGTTGTCTGTGAATTTATTATGCGAATTCGCATAATAACACTGTGTACTGaaactaaaacatatttattatttataccctACTACCAAATTGCTAGAACAATGAATACCCATATACCGCTGACTTTTAGATACATAACACATGTAAATACAATCAGACATATAAATTCAAGTAGATACTTACCTCTAATTTATGCTTGTCACTCGAACTAGCATCAGCGATATAAtctgaaagtgttttctcttGATTATTTCCCTGCTTTTTTGACGATGTTGTTTTATCTTCCGACTCCGAAATACCTTTGGCAGCTAATTTGGCTTGCCTTCGTTCCAGTCGCATTTTTTTCGCCTTTTGACGTGGTGAATTTGTACCATCATAATCTAAAAGAATATACAATTTTAGCTAAAAACCTTAGTTGTACAACAAAGTTAATACATTTCCTAGAGCTATTCAGAGAATCAGATTGCCCTCCGCATTGCCTATCATTATCGTCGTCATTCTGGAATTGCGACGAGGTCTGGTCATCAAAGTGTTCATGCTCTTTACGCGCGGCTTCATGTTTCTCCGGATTGGCGGCTGCCACGGCTTCTAGATTTACATCACTAATAGGCAACTTTGGCTCTTGTGGTTCATCACGTATTCCACCAACGGATTCGGGTTCCTTTTCCTTGGCGCCGCCACCACCTCCTTCATCGATACTAACATGTTTTTCGCCTTTATCTTCTTTAACCGCATCAGATGCTTCGATTTCTTCACTTTTGTCTTTTTTCCCGTCGCGTAGAAAGCGTGACATCTGTTTCAAGACTTTCTTATGTGATTTTGATAGTTTAAATTCTAAGGCATCACATCTAAAAGACAATATAAACACACATAAAAAGGAATACGACTACACAAGCAAAAAGGACTTACTTAATAGTGTAGCACGGGCAACAAGTTTCACTATTTAATGGTTTGTAACAATAAAGTCCTGATCGGCGCCAGCCACGATCTATTAACTCCTGGTAATCTTGAGGAAACATTGTGTAGGCGTGCATACCTGCAAAATaagtatatgtaaaatattgaaTGAGAAAAAGTATTGATTGATTTGAGTGGGATATGAAGGGAAAGTTAGAATGCAGACTCTTTCAAATACTTTCATTCTTGGTTTGGAGTTGGGAACTTAATGGTGAATTTCAACGACTGTTGCGGTAAGAATAGCATGGATACTATAAATTCAAGgatgcttaatgtaatgtttatGACAATAGAATATTCCAAggcaattttttgaaacttaatttgaaattttcaatgaaatacatattttgagGAATCACGGTAAACAGCCCTCCCACCAAACTGTACTCAGAggtttttagttgttgttaatAATTTCctctaaaaaaattgcatttaatcgTGATAGTTCAAAGATCGTGAAAAAAAAAGATCGCTATCactagaaattcaaaaataatatataatataactcaTATAAGTTATTTGTatgtccatatatgtatgtaggtaggtttatatttttccaactaaatttaatatataaatatatatgtctaCGTATATACTATGTAAGAGTATGTCGTGTCTTTTCTACTTAATGCTTGTAGCCTTCTCCTACACAGGTCTAATACACTGCacattaaagaaaatttcgcaCTACCATGATTCACTATAAACccataaatagaataagctcaAAGCAAAAAGGACGAACAGGCCGTTATATGTTAAAGCGTTCCATGACATTCGTATCGATAAGAACGAACCGCATTTCATTTCAGCAGCACTTCCCAAACGCGATTTTAGCAGTGTTTTACGCTGCATCGTGAACATAGagaatttatttaaacttttacttaTAGTGTACACTTATTGAACAATTACTTCAACACATATTCCGAAATTTATCGACAGTTATTCAACATTTTGTTGACAAatcaatacacacacacagaaaaAGAGCACCTCAACACCTACCATGGGATACGGAGCACTTGGTGCCCTTGCAGTAGCCGCACCGGCTATTTTGTTTGCTATAGTAGTGATTTATTGTAAActccatattttactttttccggAAATCTatttcaaataacttttgctACAAAACCAGCAAAATCGTGTGAAAGTAGCCGCAAAATCTCACAGAACAAAAAATACACAAGCAAATTAGCAGAACAATATGAAAATAGTCGACAGCTGGCCTAAAAATGATGCTGCCAAacggaaaaaatattagtttaacttttaaatttattttctttaacttcttttcgaatttcgatattttcacaACAAGAAACGTCAAGTTAATTTTCAATGAAAGTTCTGTAAATAGCAAATAATGGACATAAAAACTGTACGATGATTAACGAAATACGCAGTACTAAAAATTAACTGGCCTACGGGGAAATGTGTTGTTACAGCAGTTTACTAAAAGGGTTTAAAATGCTGGTTGTGGACGTCAAACCTTTGGTTCActcaaaataagcaaataaatttgttagtaTTGTAGCAGTTCAAAAAGCCTTGTCAAGCACGGTGAGCCTATCTCACCTAACGGTATGCCCTAGGAATATGTTTCGATAAGGCTCCTTAAGGAAAAGGATGTTAGATAAGTGGACATAGGCGGCTTAATGTGAATAGATTGTTAATGTTATTGTAGCAGTTTATCAAGCCCTACCGGACGCGATGAATGCACCGATGGCCACTGTCattctcatctaacggtaggtccaagaaaaatgctgttttgaCGGGAGGGGGGAGTTCAAGAAGGCCTGTGAATAAACGGCTAGTGTCGTCAGAATATCATCACATGCCGAGCATAGGCTCATTATGTCCAATGATGTCTTGCTTTTCTCGCAATAATGTCGCATTCACTCCACCATGCACCAAAGCTGTAAAATTTTTCCCTTCTTTGCATATTTAAAGGGTAGTGCTTTATTTtctgaattgtttttgtttccgtTGTTTTTGtcgtaacaaaaaaatattgcctaAATATGTTCGAAAAATTCT is a genomic window of Anastrepha ludens isolate Willacy chromosome 6, idAnaLude1.1, whole genome shotgun sequence containing:
- the LOC128867487 gene encoding arginyl-tRNA--protein transferase 1 isoform X5, with product MEFTINHYYSKQNSRCGYCKGTKCSVSHGMHAYTMFPQDYQELIDRGWRRSGLYCYKPLNSETCCPCYTIKCDALEFKLSKSHKKVLKQMSRFLRDGKKDKSEEIEASDAVKEDKGEKHVSIDEGGGGGAKEKEPESVGGIRDEPQEPKLPISDVNLEAVAAANPEKHEAARKEHEHFDDQTSSQFQNDDDNDRQCGGQSDSLNSSRKYYDGTNSPRQKAKKMRLERRQAKLAAKGISESEDKTTSSKKQGNNQEKTLSDYIADASSSDKHKLELKLVHVKSQQFKDSLKFTYAIYQKYQTRIHNDPPTHISDYLEFLQQSPIKYTNTRDGPTAGYGSFHQQYWLDDKLIAVAVIDILPYCVSSVYFFYDPDYSFLSLGTYGSLREIELVQQLAKKVPALKFYYMGFYIHSCPKMRYKGRLVPSYLLCPETYTWHLLTDEIRTKLDQHKYQRFNCNASAKDAEDFQESDLNNVVLLYNNTYLTYRQYIQITGDDDDRDLVLEYGKLVGKSLAHRMLYVKS
- the LOC128867487 gene encoding arginyl-tRNA--protein transferase 1 isoform X2 → MEFTINHYYSKQNSRCGYCKGTKCSVSHGMHAYTMFPQDYQELIDRGWRRSGLYCYKPLNSETCCPCYTIKCDALEFKLSKSHKKVLKQMSRFLRDGKKDKSEEIEASDAVKEDKGEKHVSIDEGGGGGAKEKEPESVGGIRDEPQEPKLPISDVNLEAVAAANPEKHEAARKEHEHFDDQTSSQFQNDDDNDRQCGGQSDSLNSSRKYYDGTNSPRQKAKKMRLERRQAKLAAKGISESEDKTTSSKKQGNNQEKTLSDYIADASSSDKHKLEVILIPPNMKHVTDEAFKLYKKYQLLVHNDDPNRLTPSSLERFCYKSPIKYTNTRDGPTAGYGSFHQQYWLDDKLIAVAVIDILPYCVSSVYFFYDPDYSFLSLGTYGSLREIELVQQLAKKVPALKFYYMGFYIHSCPKMRYKGRLVPSYLLCPETYTWHLLTDEIRTKLDQHKYQRFNCNASAKDAEDFQESDLNNVVLLYNNTYLTYRQYIQSFKIPSIDNMLDVIRSRIYKKITGDDDDRDLVLEYGKLVGKSLAHRMLYVKS
- the LOC128867487 gene encoding arginyl-tRNA--protein transferase 1 isoform X3; this encodes MFTMQRKTLLKSRLGSAAEMKCGMHAYTMFPQDYQELIDRGWRRSGLYCYKPLNSETCCPCYTIKCDALEFKLSKSHKKVLKQMSRFLRDGKKDKSEEIEASDAVKEDKGEKHVSIDEGGGGGAKEKEPESVGGIRDEPQEPKLPISDVNLEAVAAANPEKHEAARKEHEHFDDQTSSQFQNDDDNDRQCGGQSDSLNSSRKYYDGTNSPRQKAKKMRLERRQAKLAAKGISESEDKTTSSKKQGNNQEKTLSDYIADASSSDKHKLELKLVHVKSQQFKDSLKFTYAIYQKYQTRIHNDPPTHISDYLEFLQQSPIKYTNTRDGPTAGYGSFHQQYWLDDKLIAVAVIDILPYCVSSVYFFYDPDYSFLSLGTYGSLREIELVQQLAKKVPALKFYYMGFYIHSCPKMRYKGRLVPSYLLCPETYTWHLLTDEIRTKLDQHKYQRFNCNASAKDAEDFQESDLNNVVLLYNNTYLTYRQYIQSFKIPSIDNMLDVIRSRIYKKITGDDDDRDLVLEYGKLVGKSLAHRMLYVKS
- the LOC128867487 gene encoding arginyl-tRNA--protein transferase 1 isoform X1, whose amino-acid sequence is MEFTINHYYSKQNSRCGYCKGTKCSVSHGMHAYTMFPQDYQELIDRGWRRSGLYCYKPLNSETCCPCYTIKCDALEFKLSKSHKKVLKQMSRFLRDGKKDKSEEIEASDAVKEDKGEKHVSIDEGGGGGAKEKEPESVGGIRDEPQEPKLPISDVNLEAVAAANPEKHEAARKEHEHFDDQTSSQFQNDDDNDRQCGGQSDSLNSSRKYYDGTNSPRQKAKKMRLERRQAKLAAKGISESEDKTTSSKKQGNNQEKTLSDYIADASSSDKHKLELKLVHVKSQQFKDSLKFTYAIYQKYQTRIHNDPPTHISDYLEFLQQSPIKYTNTRDGPTAGYGSFHQQYWLDDKLIAVAVIDILPYCVSSVYFFYDPDYSFLSLGTYGSLREIELVQQLAKKVPALKFYYMGFYIHSCPKMRYKGRLVPSYLLCPETYTWHLLTDEIRTKLDQHKYQRFNCNASAKDAEDFQESDLNNVVLLYNNTYLTYRQYIQSFKIPSIDNMLDVIRSRIYKKITGDDDDRDLVLEYGKLVGKSLAHRMLYVKS